A genomic region of Desulforegulaceae bacterium contains the following coding sequences:
- a CDS encoding DUF86 domain-containing protein, whose protein sequence is MKAEDRDPVDFLNDILDSIDKIGSFIEGLDFDGFAEDKKTVYAVTRALEIIGEATKNLPESLKKKHSEVPWGKMTGTRDKMIHGYFGIDLEVVWSTINEDIPSVKPLIEKILGEIENC, encoded by the coding sequence ATGAAAGCCGAAGATAGGGATCCTGTGGATTTCTTAAATGATATTCTTGATTCTATCGATAAAATCGGAAGTTTTATTGAAGGGCTGGACTTCGATGGATTTGCTGAAGACAAAAAAACCGTATATGCCGTGACCAGAGCTCTTGAAATCATAGGTGAAGCAACAAAAAATTTACCAGAATCTTTGAAGAAAAAACATTCAGAAGTTCCCTGGGGAAAAATGACTGGAACACGTGACAAAATGATCCACGGTTATTTCGGTATAGACCTGGAAGTAGTTTGGAGTACGATAAATGAGGATATACCTTCTGTAAAACCATTAATAGAGAAAATCCTAGGTGAAATAGAAAATTGTTAA
- a CDS encoding nucleotidyltransferase yields the protein MPSQELKDAEYFMKILRQHLPELKEKYSVNYLGVFGSYIRGEQTEDSDLDILVQFDKKPGLFKYIELEDHLSELLGVKVDLVMKSALKPNIGKRILSEVEVV from the coding sequence ATGCCTTCTCAAGAGCTAAAAGATGCAGAATATTTTATGAAAATATTAAGACAACATCTGCCAGAGTTAAAAGAAAAATATAGTGTAAACTACCTTGGAGTTTTTGGCTCTTATATTCGTGGGGAGCAGACCGAAGATAGTGACCTTGATATTCTGGTTCAGTTTGATAAGAAACCCGGCCTGTTTAAGTATATAGAACTTGAAGACCATCTAAGTGAGCTTCTGGGGGTAAAGGTTGATCTGGTAATGAAAAGTGCGCTTAAACCCAATATAGGAAAGCGTATCTTGAGTGAGGTCGAGGTTGTATGA